The DNA sequence ATATGAGGATTATTTTTTAGATTTACAAGAGAAATATCCAGATAAAGTTAGAGTAAAAATAGGATATGATGCGAATTTTGCAAATAAAATTTATGCATGTAGTGATATGTTTCTTATGCCTTCGTTGTTTGAACCATGCGGACTTAGTCAATTAATAAGTTTAAGATATGGAACATTGCCAATAGTAAGAGAAACGGGTGGATTAAATGACACAGTGTTATCTTATAATGAAGATACGGATGAGGGAAATGGATTTAGTTTTACAAATATAAACGCTCACGATATGATGTATACAATAAAAAGAGCAATAGATTTTTATAAAAACAGAAAAGATATATGGAACAAATTACTGTTAAGAGCAATGGAAGGAGATTATAGCTGGGAAAATTCTGCAAGTGAATATATGAAGCTATATGAAAAGTTAATACTAGAGAATAATAAAAATTAATAAGTGATTTATTTGAAAAACCAGAACGTTTCTATTTATTTTAGCAAACAACTTTAAATAGTTTATTTTTTCTAGAAAAACAATGTAATAATAGGAGGTATGAATTATGGAGAAAAATATTAAATTGGAAAAATTAAAAAAAAGTAAAAAAGCAAAGAAGAAAGTAAAAAAAGTAAAAAAAGAGAATAGGCTTAGAGACAAAATGGCAACAAAATTTATTCTATTTTTATCATTGATAATTATAGTTGTAATGGCAACTATGAGTGTATCAATAACAGGTATATTTAATAATTTTGCAAAAAATACAATAGAAGGGCAGTTAATGGATAAAATATTAGATGAAGCAAAATCAACATATCTTGCAAATGAAGAAGGTAGAAAAGGTTTATATACAAAACTAATGAATAATAAGAGGAATAATTTAGAATCATTAAATTCTCTTGTAAAAGGAACAATAAATAATTATGTGGAAGAGGAAAAAAATGGTATTTTAACTCACGAAGAAGCAATTAATAGAACGAAAGAAATAATTAGAAATATGAGATATGGAAAAAATGGATATTATTTTATTTATGATACAAATGGAACAAGAATTCTTTTACCAACGGCACCAGAAACTGAGGGTAAAAATTATATTGATTTGAAAGATAAAAAAGGAAAATTTTTAATTAAAGAAATAATAGAAAAAACAACCCAAGGGGATAAAATAGGAAAAAGTGGAGTTGTAGAATATTATTGGAATAAACCTAAATTTCCAACTGCGCAATTTAAAAAATTAAGTGTATGTTTTTATATTCCAGAATGGAATTGGGTAGTAGGTACAGGGATATATTTAGATGATGTAAATGATGAGTTAAATAGATACCAACATGAAAATTTTAACAAATTAAGAACTTTAATGTTAGCAAAGCCATTTTATGGAAAAAATAATTATCCAATGGTAATAACAGAAAATGGAAATATATTAGTAACAAAAAAAGAAACATTATTAAATACTTATATTGAAAAAGATGGAAAAACAGGTGTTCCAATTTTAGATTTAATGAAAAAACAAGATAGTGGAGTAATTAGGTATTTTTATGGAAAAGAAGGATATAAAATATTAAAATATGAAAAAATAGGTGATAAATATTTTATGGTTTCAGTTCCTGAACAAGAACTTTTTGCACAAAGTAAAGCAATGGTTAAAAGTATGATAATAATAACAATTATTGTAATCATATCTATAATTTTTATAGTTGGAGTATATTTTAAATTCATGATAGAAAATAGAGTTGCTAAAATTTTGGAAAAAGTCCAAATGGCTTATAAAGGGGATTTGACAACTAGAGTTAATATTAAAGGAAAAGATGAAGTTGGGCGTATAGGGAAAGTTGTAGATGATTTTATAGTAACGATGGAAAAAATAATTATAAATGTAAAAGAATTATCAAAAGTTGTTTATTTTGATAATAAAAAAATAACAGGTGAATTTAATGAGATAGTGGTAGGTAGTGATAATAACAAAGAGGATTCATTGGAAGGAATGGAAGAAATGCTTTTAAAAACATTAGATAATGTTAGAGAGCAAACTGCTGCGACAGAACAAAGTTTAGCGTCATTAGAAGAAATATCAGCTACAACAGAATCTGTAATGGAAAAAGCTAAAGATACAATAAATATATCAAAAGAAACAGTTGATGAGACTCGAATAGGTAAAGAAAATATAAATTTATTGACAAATGAAATGGAAAAAATCCAAGTAAGCTTTTTAGATTTAGAAGGAAAAACTGTAGAGCTAGTTGATTTTTCTAATAATATAGAAAGTATATTAAGTGCTATAAGTGGAGTTGCAGATCAAACTAATCTGTTAGCATTAAACGCAGCAATAGAAGCAGCAAGAGCTGGCGAAGCAGGAAAAGGATTTGCAGTTGTGGCAAGTGAAATAAGAAAATTAGCTGAAGTAACGGGAAAAGAAGCTGAAAAAATAGCGGATATTACAGTTAAAATAAAAGATAAAGTTAAAGATACACAAAATGCGGCTAATAACTCGGTTGAAATGGTAAAATATGGTGTTGATTATGCAGAAAATGTGGAAAAAGTTGTAGAAAATATATTTGAAAAAGCAAATGGTACTAATGAAAAAGTGGCAGAAATTGTAACTTCAATGGAAGAACAAGCTTTAGCAAGTAATGAAATAATGAAAGCAGTTCAAAATATAACAGATAATTCTGCTGGAATAGAGAGTTTTTCTAGTGATACTTATGAAATAGCTAAAAAATCAGTGGAAAAGATAAAATCGGAATTAATTACAATAGAAAAGTTAAAAGATATGTCAAAAAGATTGTATGATGATACGGAGAAAATAAAAACAGACAAAATTTCTGATATAAATGAAAGCAAGGGAATAAAAACAAAAAGTTAGTGATTCTTGAAAAATAATGTTATCATGTTTGTTCTTAATAGGAAAGTAAAAAAATTGTCCAGAAATTAATAAAGCGTAGCTTATTTTTTAAATAAAAAAGCTAAAAACATTACTTGTTTTATAAACGAATGTGTAAGTGCTTTTTAACTCATTCCTTATAGAGAGAAAGAAATACCCCATCTAAAATTTATTGATTGTTTAGATGGGGTATTTTTAGCAATTTTTTTAAATATCTTATATAAAAAACTTAATAACTTTTTGTAAAAATGTAGAATTCATTTTTTCCATCATCCAATCTTCAGCAACCATTTTATTCAGCATAGAAATAGTTGGAAATGAATGTTGTGTCATTAAAATATCAAACATTGTAAGATTTTTTTGGATAGCTAAAATCCACTCATGTATCATTTCGCTAGCTGCTTCTCCAATAATGGTAACTCCATAAATCTTTCCTTTTTTATTTGTTATAACTTTTATAAACCCATCTGGTTGACCATCTGCAACAGTTCTACCATAAGAAGAAAAATCTTTTTTTATAACAATATATTTTAAGTTTTTGTTTTTAGCTGCTTTTTCTGTAAGTCCAACTTGAGCTACTTCAGGTTTTGTAAATACAGACCAAGGTACAAAATATTTACTTCTTTTAAATTTAAGTGGTAAAGGGTTAATAGCATTCATAAGAGCTAACATTCCTTGATGCATAGCAGCGTGAGATAATAGAGCGTATCCATTACAATCTCCAATAGCGTAGATATTTTTGATGTTAGTTCTCATATATTCATCTATTAAAATTCCTTTTCTATTGTATTTTATACCGGCATTTTCAAGTTTTAGTTCTTCTAATACAGGTTTTCTACCAGTTGCAATAAGAATTTTTTCAGCTTCAAATACTCCATTGCTGGTATGAGTATAAATAATATTATCTTTAACTTCTATTTTTTCTATTTTAGTACTGTTATAAACTCCTATATTTTCTTTTTTGAATTTTTTTTCTAAAAGAATTCCGGCATCTTTATCTCCTGCAGGAAGTAAATGTTCATCCATTTGTATAAGATTTATTTTGCTTCCAAGTCTTGAAAAAGCTTGAGCCATTTCTGTTCCAATAGCTCCACCACCAATTATTGTTAGTGTAGCTGGAATATTTTCTTGTTCGAAAATATTTAAATTAGTAAGCATATTTTGTTCGGTTAAAGTTTCTACTCCTGGAATAGGTGGTATAAATGGTTCAGTTCCTGTTCCTATAAATATTTTTTTGGCAGAATATTCTTTTCCATTTACTTTAATGGTGTTTTTATTAACAAATTCAGCAGAACCTTCATTTAATAATAAGGTTACTTTCTCAAAAGCTTTCATCATTTTTTTTCCGTTAATTCTACCTACTTTTTCTCTAACAATTCCTAAAGTTTCTTTTGTATCTGTAAAAACTTTTGCGTTAATGCCATACTTTTTTAAATTTTGTGCTATTTGGTTAGCCTCTCCCGCTTTCAAAAGTGCCTTACTTGGAATACATCCACAATTTAAACATTCTCCGCCAACTTTTCTTTTTTCTACTGCTAAAATATCAAGTCCCATAGCAGCCCCCATAGCAGATACAGCCATCCCGGCTGGCCCCATACCAATTACAATTGCATCAAATTTTTTCATATTACGCCTCCTTAAAAAGTATATAAATTAAATATTTATATTTATAATTAAACAAAAAAGAATAACTGCTTTATCTTTTTTAATCTAAACATTTTATTATTATAATGTTTAGATATTATACATCTTTTTACTTATAATGTCAATAATTGTAAAATTGATGATAAGAGATTTGCTTCTAAAATAGAACGTTATTATAAATAAAAAAAGTTATTCAAAGTAGCTTAAATAATGTATAGTTATATATATAAATTTAGCGTTATGAAAAAAATATAATTTATAGTAAGATAAAGGATTTTGAATTGTATTTAAAAAATGTTTATTTTTATTTCTGATAATATAGTGTTTTAATCTTTAGTATAAAATATAGATATTTATAGTAACATAACTTAAAAAATATTTATTTTTGGAATCGGAAATGTGAAGAATGGTATAAAATTATATTATAGAAATAAATTATATATTAAAATATATATTGATTTTAAAGGAGTTAAGGCACAAATATAAAAAATGCAAAAAAAGTATTTGACAAAATGAGACAAGTGTGGTAATATTAATCTCGTCCTCGAGAGAGGGCAAAGGACATTGAAAACTTAATAGA is a window from the Haliovirga abyssi genome containing:
- a CDS encoding dihydrolipoyl dehydrogenase family protein, with translation MKKFDAIVIGMGPAGMAVSAMGAAMGLDILAVEKRKVGGECLNCGCIPSKALLKAGEANQIAQNLKKYGINAKVFTDTKETLGIVREKVGRINGKKMMKAFEKVTLLLNEGSAEFVNKNTIKVNGKEYSAKKIFIGTGTEPFIPPIPGVETLTEQNMLTNLNIFEQENIPATLTIIGGGAIGTEMAQAFSRLGSKINLIQMDEHLLPAGDKDAGILLEKKFKKENIGVYNSTKIEKIEVKDNIIYTHTSNGVFEAEKILIATGRKPVLEELKLENAGIKYNRKGILIDEYMRTNIKNIYAIGDCNGYALLSHAAMHQGMLALMNAINPLPLKFKRSKYFVPWSVFTKPEVAQVGLTEKAAKNKNLKYIVIKKDFSSYGRTVADGQPDGFIKVITNKKGKIYGVTIIGEAASEMIHEWILAIQKNLTMFDILMTQHSFPTISMLNKMVAEDWMMEKMNSTFLQKVIKFFI
- a CDS encoding methyl-accepting chemotaxis protein → MEKNIKLEKLKKSKKAKKKVKKVKKENRLRDKMATKFILFLSLIIIVVMATMSVSITGIFNNFAKNTIEGQLMDKILDEAKSTYLANEEGRKGLYTKLMNNKRNNLESLNSLVKGTINNYVEEEKNGILTHEEAINRTKEIIRNMRYGKNGYYFIYDTNGTRILLPTAPETEGKNYIDLKDKKGKFLIKEIIEKTTQGDKIGKSGVVEYYWNKPKFPTAQFKKLSVCFYIPEWNWVVGTGIYLDDVNDELNRYQHENFNKLRTLMLAKPFYGKNNYPMVITENGNILVTKKETLLNTYIEKDGKTGVPILDLMKKQDSGVIRYFYGKEGYKILKYEKIGDKYFMVSVPEQELFAQSKAMVKSMIIITIIVIISIIFIVGVYFKFMIENRVAKILEKVQMAYKGDLTTRVNIKGKDEVGRIGKVVDDFIVTMEKIIINVKELSKVVYFDNKKITGEFNEIVVGSDNNKEDSLEGMEEMLLKTLDNVREQTAATEQSLASLEEISATTESVMEKAKDTINISKETVDETRIGKENINLLTNEMEKIQVSFLDLEGKTVELVDFSNNIESILSAISGVADQTNLLALNAAIEAARAGEAGKGFAVVASEIRKLAEVTGKEAEKIADITVKIKDKVKDTQNAANNSVEMVKYGVDYAENVEKVVENIFEKANGTNEKVAEIVTSMEEQALASNEIMKAVQNITDNSAGIESFSSDTYEIAKKSVEKIKSELITIEKLKDMSKRLYDDTEKIKTDKISDINESKGIKTKS